The following coding sequences are from one Lolium rigidum isolate FL_2022 chromosome 6, APGP_CSIRO_Lrig_0.1, whole genome shotgun sequence window:
- the LOC124663966 gene encoding cytochrome P450 710A1-like produces the protein SPESGEPITAEKIQGMRYTQAVAREVVRYRPPATLVPHIAGESFQLTEWYTVPKGAIVFPSVYKSSFQGFPTPDAFYPDRFFSDTRREDVAFKRNFLTFGVGAHQCVGQRYALNHLLLFLALFVSVVDFKRDRMDGCDDPVYMPTIVPRDGCSVYVKQRCASFPSF, from the coding sequence TCGCCGGAGTCCGGGGAGCCCATCACCGCCGAGAAGATACAGGGGATGAGGTACACGCAGGCGGTGGCGCGCGAGGTAGTCCGGTACCGGCCCCCGGCGACACTGGTGCCGCACATCGCCGGTGAGTCGTTCCAGCTCACAGAGTGGTACACGGTGCCCAAGGGCGCCATCGTGTTCCCGTCCGTCTACAAGTCCTCCTTCCAGGGCTTCCCGACGCCCGACGCCTTCTACCCAGACCGCTTCTTCTCCGACACGCGCAGGGAGGACGTGGCGTTCAAGCGCAACTTCCTGACCTTCGGCGTCGGCGCGCACCAGTGCGTCGGCCAGCGGTACGCGCTCAACCACCTCCTGCTCTTCCTCGCGCTCTTCGTCTCCGTCGTCGACTTCAAGCGGGACAGGATGGACGGTTGCGACGACCCCGTGTACATGCCCACCATCGTGCCCAGGGACGGCTGCTCCGTCTACGTCAAGCAACGCTGCGCAAGCTTCCCGTCCTTCTGA